A genomic window from Heptranchias perlo isolate sHepPer1 unplaced genomic scaffold, sHepPer1.hap1 HAP1_SCAFFOLD_1102, whole genome shotgun sequence includes:
- the cdca3 gene encoding cell division cycle-associated protein 3: MGSSGSTCMETPVKVVYNKHLGNVLDPRSPTSGILRTPIEVLSSPSPSPGEAELGEEKEEEEEEKEQEDICDPRDPRSPTPGVNRTPLKPTMTDKISKLVKQLSGVFVGEEPESEVLVAPGEGAEAGPEEPVDQLLECEEEPAGDGRAGRDPVGEEARPGPAQAQAQGPSVGDATEGPQLETQAPPRSRTLEGAPGVMKRKRVKQAGKTLMVLENGRSPLQVLRDDNSPTSTLARRQVKTTLGLSQNLSDPSPRNLLKMGRGRQCVQDKENESYRLLTGELTVSPP; encoded by the exons ATGGGGTCCTCGGGCAGCACCTGTATGGAGACCCCGGTCAAAGTCGTCTACAACAAACACCTCGGCAACGTACTGGATCCCCGGTCCCCCACCAGCGGCATCCTACGGACCCCCATCGAG GTTCTGTCCAGCCCGAGTCCAAGCCCCGGGGAAGCTGAAttgggagaggagaaggaagaggaggaggaggagaaggagcaggaggatatctgCGACCCACGGGACCCTCGGTCGCCAACTCCTGGCGTTAACCGCACGCCTCTCAAACCCACGATGACCG acaagATCAGCAAGCTGGTGAAGCAGCTGAGCGGGGTTTTCGTGGGCGAGGAGCCCGAGAGCGAGGTGCTGGTGGCCCCCGGCGAGGGAGCGGAGGCCGGCCCCGAGGAGCCCGTCGACCAGCTGCTGGAGTGCGAGGAGGAGCCGGCGGGGGACGGGAGGGCGGGCCGGGACCCGGTGGGAGAGGAGGCCCGTCCCGGcccggcccaggcccaggcccagggccCCTCCGTCGGGGACGCGACGGAGGGACCTCAGCTCGAGACGCAGGCCCCGCCGCGCAGCCGGACGCTCGAGGGAG CTCCCGGCGTGATGAAACGTAAACGGGTGAAGCAGGCGGGTAAGACGCTGATGGTGCTGGAGAACGGGCGCTCACCCCTACAGGTCCTGCGGGACGATAACTCTCCGACCTCCACCCTGGCCCGGAGACAG GTTAAGACGACTCTGGGACTGTCGCAGAACCTGAGTGACCCCAGCCCCCGGAACCTGCTGAAAATGGGCAGAGGCAGACAGTGCGTCCAGGATAAGGAGAACGAGAGTTACCGATTGCTGACTGGGGAACTGACTGTGTCCCCACCCTGA